One genomic region from Anthonomus grandis grandis chromosome 1, icAntGran1.3, whole genome shotgun sequence encodes:
- the LOC126738388 gene encoding uncharacterized protein LOC126738388, with amino-acid sequence MNRAKRSDFKVTLVRNPTKSLSKSQLMDAPSKISSSSKINISSCSNLNKASHNRSEFSIPDMQSALKLSKKIDEVVTIGKKQPSNVRRLQQQAVEERALKNLNIPYNKPLFKNLISLEVDPKDFEIDYKARITPRPKVKPHRCIKVEDSSETGTPSGPSTPKVFLDVPKDVLGYVEEKELYDPNSRLFKMYKVLKIDDANADTVSFNGKSASKSNVYLDLPKDILGFVEEKELYDPCSRSFKTYRVLKIDEACGSERVTFDAKSAADRKRAKCVSESSVELDTNRFYRNLNCLPSESEFRFDTVSTNSRESQISPPLYRQYL; translated from the exons ATGAATAGAGCGAAAAGATCTGATTTTAAAGTGACTTTAGTGCGAAATCCGACCAAATCCCTTAGTAAAAGCCAACTGATGGATGCTCCTTCTAAAATTTCAAGCTCAAGCAAGATTAACATCTCAAGTTGTAGTAACTTGAACAAGGCTTCACATAATAGATCGGAATTTAGCATTCCCGATATGCAAAGCGctttaaaattatctaaaaaaattgatgaggTGGTCACAATTGGCAAAAAACAACCAAGCAATGTCCGAAGACTGCAACAACAAGCAGTTGAAGAAAGG GCACTCAAAAATCTGAATATACCCTACAATAAGCCtctatttaaaaatctaatttcttTAGAAGTTGACCCAAAAGATTTTGAGATTGATTACAAGGCAAGAATCACCCCCAGGCCAAAAGTCAAACCTCACCGATGTATCAAAGTTGAGGATTCATCAGAAACTGGTACCCCATCTGGACCAAGCACCCCAAAAGTGTTCTTAGATGTACCAAAGGATGTTTTAGGTTATGTGGAGGAAAAAGAACTTTATGATCCAAATAGtagattatttaaaatgtataaagttttaaaaattgatgATGCAAATGCTGACACAGTTAGTTTTAATGGAAAAAGTGCTTCAAAATCGAATGTGTACTTGGATCTGCCGAAGGATATTTTAGGTTTTGTGGAGGAAAAAGAACTCTATGATCCATGTAGTAGGTCTTTTAAAACCTATAGAGTATTAAAAATTGACGAGGCATGTGGTTCTGAAAGAGTTACATTTGATGCCAAGAGTGCAGCAGACAGGAAGAGAGCCAAATGTGTTAGTGAGTCCAGTGTTGAGTTAGATACGAATAGATTTTATAGGAATTTAAATTGTTTACCTAGTGAATCTGAGTTTAGATTTGATACTGTGTCCACAAATTCTAGAGAATCACAAATATCACCACCTTTATACAGACAATATTTATGA